In Candidatus Methanomethylophilaceae archaeon, the sequence ATGCATAATAGTTCATATAATACTTTTAGGCAATGATTCTCTTTTTCTCGCCATCTTTAACTATATTAGATGTATAAGGGCGTGAGTGGAGATTCAGATGGCGGAGCACAAAGAAATCAAAGACATGAGTTTCGAAGAGTTCTTCGGAAAATCGGATGACGAAGCCAGAGCGAAAGCGGATAAGATTGCTCATGGCGACAAGCAGAAGGCTCCGCAAAACATCCATTCAGGTTTCGATGGGTCCTCCCCTAAGATCAATTATCGCGATGGAAGATTCTATCTCAGCGTTCCTCGCTACAAAGGCAAAGGTCCATTCAACGCCGCTGTAGATTGCTCCCTGGGCATCATTCCAATCTCACCCTTGGATTCCGTGAAGATACGCGAAGGCCGCATGACCCGCCCCGCTTCCATCGACATCACCGCTTTGGGTCTGACCCCATTCGATAGTTTTATTTTGACCATCGATGGCGCCAATGCCTACGAGAATGCCCAGTCCAATCTGATTCTATTCAACTCCGCGGGTTCGCCAGTCTCCAAAGCCTATGGCGAAACTGTCGCCGTGTATCCCAAAGGGACCCCCATCAAACTTGAGAAAGCCAGCCTTCTCAGGTCGGACACGATCGACATGATCACGATCGCCCATTATGATGTGGCTGAAGGGGGAAGCATCAGCGCAGGTTCTGAAGAGGCTCCCAAGAAAGCTGAGCCTGAGGCTGCTCCCAAACCGAAAGCTAAGAAGGCCCCGGCAGCCAAATCGGGCGGCGACAAAGATCAGAAGAAGCCGGAGAGCGCCCCCGCGCCAGCTACCAAGAAGCGCGCCAAGAAAACCTTGGCCAAAGCTTCTCTCGGCCTTTCCGACGGTCTCAAGGATGCGTCCATATCCGTCGCGGGCGAGGTTATCCCTCTGTATTCTTCGTTCCCATTCGCATCCGCGCTCGTCGAGGGATGCGAGCCTGACGAGTGCACCATATGCGTGGCAGATGCCGCGGGAGAGATAGTTTACGGTCGTCTTCCCGTCGAAAGCGGGCGCATGGAACTCAGATCCGGGCGCGCGGAAGGACTGCTTACCGTGTCCGTGGAGAAAGACGGAAAAACCATCGCCTCCGCGAAATACTATCTCATACCGGATTTCGCTTGCGAATACTCTGGAAAGGGAGACATCCCGGAGGACACCACTGTTAAATTCACGATGTTCGGGGAGAGCTATGCCAAGGACATCTATGACGATGATTTCGAAGGGCCCTACTACCATGGCGACGAGGCGTTCAACATACTGTGGTCCGTCCCCGTCGTCACATACGATATCGGCGAAGGCCACAGGCCCTATGAGCCCCTCTCCTTCGATGCCGACGAGCTGACTTCCGATATGCTCGTGGTCAAAGTCCGCGGCGCCAAGAAGAAGAAGCTCTATTTCGGCCAGGAGAACGGCAAGAAAGAGGACATCACCAAGGTCTGGGACACCGATTCCGTCCAGATCAATCTGGTCCCCCTTCTGGATCAGGTGTACGCGTCTTCCGTCGCCTATTGCTTCTTCCTTTCCGTGAACTCATTCCCCAACAGGAAATTCATAACCATCCGCAACCCCGAATACGTCAGAGCGGAGGCGAAAGATGGGAAGATCTTCATCGAAGCCAGCGGCAGCAGGGCGGATTACGTCTGCAACATATACCGCCTGGACAAGAGCTGCGATTCGATCCCGGTTTCGGAAGGTTCCACCGAGATTCCCATACCCGATGATGCGGTGGAGGCGGAGGTCGTCGAAATTTTCCGCGGCAATGCCCGCAGGGCGCACCGCATATTGGTGAGGCCGCTTCCGTTCGTTAGCCGCCAGGCGGGGGATATTTGGCTCTACGTCAGCAAAGACAAGCGCATACCCATTCCCAGCGCTCTGCTCAAGGGCGAGGAGCCGGATATGGCCGAGGTGGAGAAGTGGCACAAGAAGATCGTGAGCATGAACGCGGAACTCAAGACAGTCTCCCTCAAGGACATGAAAGCCGCATTCGCTTCCTTCAAAAGCTGATACGATGGCGCACAAGTTCTCCAGGCTCGCCGCAGGCACCATGGATTCGTTCATAATGGGTCTTGTCGAGGTCGCGGCGCGTCCCGGCATGATATCCTTCGCCACAGGCCTGCCAGATAACGCTCTCTTCGACGTGGAAGGGCTGGCCAAGGCCTCCGCCGACGTCATGCGGGAGATGGGCGGGAGCGCCCTCCAATACGACAGCGCGACCGGATACATACCGCTCAGAGAGCGCATAGCAAAGCGCTGCGGGAAAGAGCTCGGTTTCAATGCGTCTTGGGAGGACGTCATACTCACCAACGGATCCCAGGAATGCTTCGATCTCATCGCGCGCATGTTCCTGGACCCCGGCGACCGCATGGCCGTCGAGAATCCCGGATATCTGGGCGCGATACAGTCATTCTCGGCGTACGGCCCCGAATTCATCGGAATAGATATGGGCCCGGAAGGCGCCGACGCAGATCAGCTACGCGCGGCGATATCGGGCGGCGCGAAGCTTTTCTATTCCATTCCTAACCATCAGAACCCGTCCGGATACAGCTATTCCGGCGCCGTCCGCAGGGATGTTGCGTCCGCGGTGAAAGGCTCCGGCTGCCTCATGATAGAGGATGACGCCTACGGGGAGCTCGGTTACGCCGGCCGCGCGGGGCGCACGATGAAATCCATGGCTCCGGAGGATGTCGTTCTCACGGGATCGTTTTCCAAGACCATATCGCCCGGCATGCGCATAGGCTGGATGGTCGTCCCCGAATGGATGAGATCCCAGGCAGGGAAATCCCTCGAGGCGATGTCCCTCCAATCCGGCTCGTTCTGCCAGAAGGTCGTGGACCGTTTCCTGCAGGAGCACGATTATGACGGATACCTGCGGAATCTCAGGAAAGCGTACCGCGCGAAGAAGGAGTTTTTCCTGGACGCCATGGAGGACGAACTTCCCGGCTATATGGAATGGAACGACCCCCAG encodes:
- a CDS encoding PLP-dependent aminotransferase family protein yields the protein MAHKFSRLAAGTMDSFIMGLVEVAARPGMISFATGLPDNALFDVEGLAKASADVMREMGGSALQYDSATGYIPLRERIAKRCGKELGFNASWEDVILTNGSQECFDLIARMFLDPGDRMAVENPGYLGAIQSFSAYGPEFIGIDMGPEGADADQLRAAISGGAKLFYSIPNHQNPSGYSYSGAVRRDVASAVKGSGCLMIEDDAYGELGYAGRAGRTMKSMAPEDVVLTGSFSKTISPGMRIGWMVVPEWMRSQAGKSLEAMSLQSGSFCQKVVDRFLQEHDYDGYLRNLRKAYRAKKEFFLDAMEDELPGYMEWNDPQGGMFVWLKSPEGTEAMRIFDAALNRKLVVMPGKPFHVRGGDNALRLNFATPSEDQIRIGMKALGEACREILG